Proteins encoded together in one Penicillium digitatum chromosome 1, complete sequence window:
- a CDS encoding Fps/Fes/Fer/CIP4 homology: protein MPGFADSFWTPDYASGLGVLYGKLQQGIVENKQILAIASMRADAEEQYGLRMGDIAPSVDKMTATGFGKDDGASVRKAYEGIRTEMVEASKNHQKIANNIRELVVSPFRRWGEQHDMRVQYSHDLLQSRIKEHTKQAELVRKLRSTYFNKCRVVEDLEEENKLAFQDPESSPKIKAPPKIILPTEEKPEEDPIELGERIYPPDHLKKLLSHMLDNIKLGEAKVPIIGTYLNVSTGADIAQYIQTYMEADNLAQVEIIGQDMVDNGILRLVGNMGSVFANSSKMNYQWRPKVFQLTGIPEKKKALMRVTSAASSEDGNNSDSPIASVSEILSGWNPLNNPHPNETPSEKLRREASEADERYKVAVRKLDQIRCRLEEEVIGQLKYMEQCELDRLKAIKAVVLDFSGAISNVIPNLQSTVDNMMLYQETIQPLGDLRYMLENYRTGGFVPKIQAYENYYGSVEEQNFGVDLEARARADRKRVPILVTTILTYLDNRYPELEGDEIRRMIWLTEVDLSTTHKLRQVLNNSKADYAEVLPQFEIPVIASVLRLYLLELPDSLVSSQVYEIVKTIYSTTAHETTEEGRIKVLQSTLGQLRLVNIATLDAIMTHFTRLIDLTSADEEYINSLAQAFSPCILRPRIESSLTMNERHSYRLIRDLFAYKDSIFGELKRQSSALGITNSGSNRPRAISTDESNRRAAMEARQRAIVNRSRATSPANRQRHRRDRSSGASENGRFPINVNSPSDRRSTRGSLDVPANKAPQAGSEDAPVVNTQITETVTNGTYIESPISAAASTSARSSSPSPPPVSLPETASDDSPTPTPTPAVASAEFDKRNSMSRSSVARSNRKSGLGSLSSFATGSAVGASGTDSNRSSIAESEPNRVTLEDKPMDD from the exons ATGCCTGGTTTTGCGGACTCTTTCTGGACCCCCGACTATGCTTCGGGCTTGGGGGTATTGTATGGGAAACTGCAGCAGGGAATTGTGGAGAACAAACAGATTCTGGCCATTGCGTCCATGCGTGCAGACGCAGAAGAGCAGTATGGACTCCGCATGGGGGACATTGCCCCGAGCGTGGATAAGATGACGGCGACAGGTTTCGGCAAGGACGATGGTGCCAGTGTCAGAAAG GCATACGAAGGAATCCGCACGGAGATGGTCGAGGCATCCAAGAACCACCAGAAGATCGCCAACAATATCCGTGAATTGGTCGTATCTCCCTTCCGACGTTGGGGCGAGCAGCACGACATGCGTGTTCAGTATTCGCATGACCTCCTCCAGTCCCGCATCAAGGAACACACCAAGCAAGCGGAGTTGGTAAGGAAGTTGCGCAGTACTTACTTCAACAAGTGTCGTGTCGTtgaggatctggaagaagagaaCAAGCTTGCTTTCCAAGACCCTGAGTCGAGCCCCAAGATCAAAGCTCCCCCAAAGATCATTCTCCCTACCGAGGAAAAGCCCGAGGAAGACCCCATCGAGTTAGGCGAGCGGATATACCCGCCGGACCATCTCAAAAAGCTCCTCTCCCATATGCTTGATAACATCAAGCTTGGCGAGGCGAAGGTTCCCATTATCGGCACCTATTTGAATGTATCCACCGGCGCGGATATTGCGCAATATATCCAAACCTACATGGAGGCCGATAATCTTGCCCAGGTGGAGATAATTGGCCAAGATATGGTAGACAACGGTATTCTTCGCTTGGTTGGAAATATGGGCAGTGTGTTTGCCAATAGCTCCAAGATGAACTATCAGTGGCGTCCCAAAGTTTTCCAACTCACCGGTATcccagaaaaaaagaaggctCTTATGCGTGTCACCTCGGCCGCATCAAGCGAGGACGGCAACAATAGCGACTCGCCCATTGCGTCTGTCTCTGAGATTCTATCTGGCTGGAATCCTCTCAACAACCCTCATCCGAACGAGACACCTTCGGAGAAGCTCCGGAGGGAGGCTTCGGAAGCCGATGAACGATACAAGGTTGCCGTTCGTAAACTTGACCAGATCCGCTGCCGGCTGGAGGAAGAAGTCATTGGCCAGCTCAAATACATGGAGCAGTGCGAGCTGGACCGCCTCAAGGCCATCAAAGCCGTGGTTCTCGACTTCTCGGGCGCAATCAGCAATGTCATTCCAAACCTGCAGAGCACAGTGGATAATATGATGCTGTACCAGGAGACAATTCAGCCCCTCGGCGACTTGAGATATATGCTGGAGAACTACCGCACTGGTGGATTCGTCCCTAAGATCCAAGCATACGAGAACTACTATGGTTCCGTTGAAG AACAAAACTTTGGCGTCGACCTTGAAGCTCGAGCTCGTGCCGACCGCAAACGGGTTCCGATCCTGGTGACCACCATTTTGACTTACCTAGACAATC GCTACCCTGAACTTGAAGGCGATGAAATACGGCGAATGATCTGGCTAACTGAGGTTGATCTAAGCACGACACATAAGCTTCGTCAAGTTTTGAACAACAGCAAGGCTGATTATGCCGAGGTGTTGCCTCAGTTCGAAATCCCAGTTATTGCAAGCGTTCTAAGATTGTACCTTCTTGAGTTGCCAG ACTCACTGGTTTCCTCACAAGTATACGAAATCGTGAAGACGATCTATTCCACCACCGCTCATGAGACCACGGAAGAAGGACGGATCAAGGTTCTGCAAAGTACTCTTGGACAACTTCGCCTCGTCAATATCGCTACGCTTGATGCCATTATGACTCACTTCACGCGCTTGATTGATTTGACCTCGGCTGACGAAGAATACATTAATTCGTTGGCACAGGCATTTTCCCCTTGCATTCTCCGCCCTCGCATTGAGAGCAGCCTGACGATGAACGAGCGTCACAGCTATCGCCTAATCCGCGATCTATTTGCTTACAAGGATTCCATCTTTGGCGAACTGAAGCGCCAATCGAGTGCACTCGGAATCACCAACTCCGGCTCCAACCGTCCACGCGCCATCAGCACGGACGAGAGTAACCGTCGTGCGGCGATGGAGGCCCGTCAGCGAGCCATTGTCAACCGCAGCCGGGCCACCAGTCCCGCCAATCGCCAACGGCATCGACGCGACCGCTCGAGCGGCGCTTCGGAGAACGGCCGTTTCCCGATCAATGTCAACAGTCCTTCGGATCGCAGATCCACCCGCGGCAGTCTAGATGTACCTGCCAACAAGGCTCCCCAGGCCGGATCTGAGGATGCTCCTGTCGTGAACACTCAAATAACCGAGACTGTTACCAACGGCACGTACATTGAGTCGCCTATCTCGGCTGCTGCCAGCACCAGTGCCCGCTCGAGCTCCCCTAGCCCCCCTCCTGTTTCTCTTCCCGAAACAGCCTCCGATGACTCTCCAACTCCTACTCCTACCCCGGCTGTAGCATCTGCCGAGTTCGATAAGCGTAATTCCATGTCCCGCTCTTCTGTCGCTCGATCCAACCGCAAGTCAGGCCTGGGTAGCTTGTCAAGCTTCGCCACTGGCTCAGCTGTCGGGGCCAGTGGCACGGACAGCAACCGAAGCAGTATCGCCGAAAGTGAACCCAACAGAGTCACTCTAGAGGACAAGCCCATGGATGACTAG